Sequence from the Saccharopolyspora pogona genome:
GGCGGCCTGCTGCTGAGCCTGCTGTCGGTGAGCTCGGTGGTCGTCGGTGTCGCCTACGGGCTGCGCCCCTGGCCGCGACCGATGCACCTGCGGCTGCCCGCGCTGCTGTTCGGCTTCGCCGCGCTGCTCACCCTGCTGGCCGTGCCGTCGACGCTGTGGGGCTTGTGCCTGGCGCTGCTGGTGGCGGGCAGCCTGATCACGCCGCAGTCCACCGCGCACTCGGTGGCGATCGAGATCGCGGCGCCGGCGGGCACCGCCACCGAGGCGTTCGGCTGGGTGGTCACCTCGGTGACGCTGGGCGCGGCCATCGGCCAGTCGATCAGCGGTCAGCTGGTCGAGAGCAGCGGCCCGGCGGCGGCGTTCCTGACCGCGAGCGTGGTCGGCGTCGTACTCGCGGCAGTCCTGTGGCTGCGCCGCCGCACCCTGGTCCCGACGTCCCGCTCCGACCTCACCATGGTTGGCATCTGACCTGGTCAGCGCCCGTGATTGCCCTTGGGCGGCCAGTGCGGCTGCCGGGAGCGCGCGTGGTACGGGGCGAACGGACTGTTCACCTCGATAGGCGACCCGAACGGGCCGTTCGCTCCATCCCCACAACAGGCGTACCGCGCCTGAAAGTACTCACGGGTGATCAGCTGCGGAAACGACCGGTGTCGGTGGGGTTGGCTAGCTTGCCCGCCATGGATCTCGACGTCACCGCCGCGACCCGCACGCTCGCGCAGGCCGCGGCCGATCTCGTTCGCCTGCTGCCCGGGCGAGTGCTTGATCCGGTGCTCAGCGGCACCGTCCTCGAAGCCACGCCGGACGGTGTGGTGCTCGCGGGCACCGATCGCGAGCGCAGCATCCGGCTGAGCCACGGTGCGCGGACGCACTCCGAGGGGCAGGTGCTCGTTCCCGCGCGCCCCCTCGCCGAGACGCTGCGCAACATCGACAGCCCGGAGATGCGGCTCGTCGTCGAGGGTCGCAAGCTCGCGCTGCGCACGCCGAACGCGCGCTTCGCGCTCCCGCTGCTCGACCTGCCCGCCCACCCCGGCGTCCGCGAGGCTCCGCATCGCGTCGGCGCGCTCGACACCGCGCTGCTGCCGCTAGCCGCTGTCGCGGCGTCCACCGCGTCCCGCGATGACGCCCTACCGGTGTTCACCGGGGTCCACGTCAGGCAGCGGGGCCAGCGGCTCGTGCTCGTCGGCACCGACCGGTTCCGGATGGCAGTGGCAAGCCTGCCGTGGCGGCCCGAGGTGGACGATCTCGACGTGCTGGTGCCGGCGAACCTGCTCGCGGAACTCGCCAAGCAGGCGGACGGCGCCGAGGTCGCGCTGCACGCCGACGCGGACCGGGTCGGCATGAGCTGGCCGTCGGCCGAGGTCAGCAGCACCGTGCTGGACGCGCCGTTCCCGAGCGAGGCGCGACACCTGGCCGACGCGTTCGACGGCACCGTGCACATCGCGGCGCCCGAGCTCGCCGGGGCGGTGCGCCGCGTGGCGCCGTTCGCCGGGGCTCAGGGCACGGTGTTGTTGGAGGTCGGCGACGCCGAGGTCCGGGTGCGCGCGGCCGATCAGCAGTTCGGCGAGGCCGAAGAGGCGGTCAAGGCCACCACCAGCGGCGATCGCTTCACCACCGCCTACCAGCCCCGCTACCTCGCGGATGCGCTGCAGGCGTTCGGCGCGCAGGCAGTTCGCATCGGCCTGCGCTCCGAGACCCGCCGCTCGACGGTGATCACCGGCGCGGAACCGGACCCGTCCGGCGCCGAGCTGCACTACGTCCTGATGCCGAAGCGTTCGTGAGTCAATCCCGGAGTTCGCCCTGTTCTCGCAGGTAGGCAAGTTGGGCTTGGACGCTCAGTTCTGCCGCGGGCCAGACCGAGCGGTCCACGTCCGCGTAGACGACCTCCACGACCTGGCGCGGCGTGACCGCCGGTCCGAGGTCGCGGACGGCCGCGCGGACCTGGTCGAGGCGCTGTTCGCGGTGTTGCAGGTAGGCCGTCGCGATCGCTTGGGCGTCGGGGAGCTCCGGGCCGTGGCCGGGGAGCACCCGCAGGCCGGGCGGCAGCGCGGCCAGCAGGCGCAGCGACTTGAGGTAGGAGCCCAGGTGGCCGTCGGGGTGGGCCACGACCGTCGTTCCGCGGCCGAGGATGCTGTCGCCGGTGAACACGGCGGGTTCGTCGTGGTAGGCGATGAAGCACACCGAGTCGGCGGTGTGGCCCGCCGTGGCGACCGCGCGCAGCTCCACGCCGCCAGCCTTGATGATCTCGCCGTCCCGGATCGCTTCCGCTCCCTTGCACAGCGCCGGGTCCAGCGCGCGCACCGGAGCGCCGGTGAGCTCGACGAACTGCTCGACTCCGTCGGTGTGGTCGCCGTGGTGGTGGGTGAGCAGCACCAGCGAGACCGAGCCCTGGTCGGCGACGCGGCGAAGGTGCTCGGCATCGGCCGGGCCGGGGTCGATCACCACGCAGTCGCCCGCGTCCCGCTCGCGCACCACCCACGTGTTGGTGCCTTCCAGCGTCATCGGCGACGGGTTGTCCGCCAGCAAGACCGATGCGTACGGCGTGACCTGGCGAAGTGCCCCGTAGGCGGGGTGCTGCATCACTTCGCCTCCTCGAATCCGGGTTCGCCGGGCAAGACCGCATGCCACCGGTCGTTGCGCCGCACCAGCTTCGGCAGGATCTTGTCCAGGGTGCGTTCGGCCGCGAACGCCGTCCGCAGGCTGCCGCACTCGGCGAGCTCGCTGAGCGTGACGCGGGTCGGTGGGAGCAGGTGGCAGCGGCCCTGCTCGAAGTCCTCCAACACCTGCTCCGGCGTGGCCCAGTACGCCTCGGCCGCCTCCGTGGTGACCGCGTCGGCCCGCTGCCCTTCGGGCATCGCGGCGAGGAAGAACCGGGTGTCGTAGCGCCGCGGCTCGCGTTCCGGGGTCACCCAGTTCGCCCAGGGGCGCAGCAGGTCGGCGCGCACGACCAGGCCCTCGTCGGCGAGGAACTTCGCCAGTGAAACCTCGCGGGAGACCAGCGCGGCACGCGCATCGGCGTAGCGGCTCGTGTCGCCGACGACCGTCGTGTGATCCGGCCCGGCCAGCAACACCCCGGATTCCTCGAACGTCTCGCGCACGGCCGCGCACACGAGCGCGCGGGCCACGTCCGGTGAGCAGCCGAACCGCTCGGCCCACCAGTCCGCATCGGGCCCGTTCCAGGCCACCGAGGCGTCAGCGTCGCGCTGGTCGACGCCGCCACCGGGGAAGACCGTCATGCCGCCGGCGAACGGCATGCCCTTCACACGGCGCTGCAGGAACACCTCTGGACCCGTCGCACCGTCGCGGAGCAACATCACGGTCGCCGCGTCCTTGGGCGCAGCCGGCTGCTCGGGCGGCGTTCCGGGGACGAATCCCGTTGGCAGGGACCGATCTTCGGGCAGTTGCACCATGCGGGTCACCCTATGCCGGAAAACCCTTGGAATGGGATTCCAGAATCAATTTCGCACGGAGAGCGCAGCGTCCGACACGCCCGCCGCGCCAGGACCCCCAATGGCCGCAACGGCGATGGGTCAACGGCACCATTGCGGCATGGACGAAGCACTGCGGGTCGGCGTAGTCGGAGCTGGTCCCTGGGCCCACCGAGTGCACGGCCCGGGTTTGTACGAACATCCAGGAACGCGGTTGGCGGCCGTGTGGGCGCGACGGCCGGACGTGGCCAAGACCTTCGCCGAACCGTACGACGCGGCGGTCGTCGACGGTTTCGACGAACTGCTGGAGTCGGTAGACGCGGTGGCATTCGCGGTGCCACCCGCGGTGCAGGCCGAGTTCGCGCCGCAAGCTGCCCGCGCGGGCAAGCACCTGGTGCTAGAGAAGCCGTTGGCCGCCGATCCGACCGGTGCCCGCCGGATCGCCGAAGCGGTGGACGAGGCCGGGGTGGCCGCGCTGATGATGCTCACGCGCCGGTTCGCGCCGGAGGTGCGGGAGTGGCTGGCGGGCTTGCGGGAGCGCGACGGCTGGCAGGGCGGCACCGGTCGGTGGCTGGCAGGAGGGCTGCTGGCGGGTGATTACGCGATGTCGGAGTGGCGCCAGGAGCAGTACGGCGCGTTGATCGACGCGGGCCCGCATGCGATCGACCTGCTCGACGCGGCCCTCGGCGAGATCGAGCAGGTGCACTACGCGCACCGCAGCAACGACGGCCTCTGGCAGATCGTGTTCGGCCACGCCGGCGACCTGACCAGCACGCTGACGTTGTCGCTACGCATGCCGGTGCAGCCGTCGCTAATTGACTTCGCGGTGTACGGCGAGCACGGCCAAGCACCGCTGCTGGGTCGGCGGACGGCGGCCCGCGAGTGCTACGCGCGGATGCTCGACGACCTCCTCACGATGATCCGCGAGGAGCGCACGGAGCACTCGTGCGACGTGCGCCGGGGCCTGCACCTGCAGCAGGTCCTCGCGGACGTCCAACAGGCGGTCTAGGCACCGTTTTGCTGGTCAGCTGCCGCGAGTGCGCTTGGGCATAGGGGCTGTTCGGGAACTGCGTTCCGCGAAGTGGTGCATCCCCGTTGGCTGGTGTGGAGCGAACGGCCTGTTCGCCTCGATAGGAGCCTGTTGCGTTTTCGGCGAAAACGGCTGAACCGAAGTACCAAATCAGTCTCGATCGCCGCCGTTTGTCCGCCAGTGGCCATCTCAGCCGTGATCGATCGATCACGGTCCGTGGTGGGCGTAATTTTGCAACAGGCTCATAGCTTGGGTTTTAACCTTTGGGTGTTGTTGTGGCCCCGGTTGATCATGGGAACAGCCCTTGGGTGATCATGCTTCTGACGAAAGAAGAAGATCAACCAAGGGCTGTCGTGATCAGTGTGCAGGATGACCGCCAGGCGGTCGAGTTCGGGGCTGTGACCGGGTTCCGGGATGGGTTTTACCGGTGTCTGTCGGCTCGGGCGGATGCGTTGTTCGTGCTCTGCGATGCGGTGTCCTGCGGTGAGCGGCCGGTGACCTCGTTGGTGGAGTTGTCGCTGTCGCCGGTGTTCCGGCGGGGGCATGGCGCGTTGTACGACGCGTTGGCGGCCGGGGAGATCGACGCCGCCGGGGTATGGGATGTGCTGGTGGATGGGTTGCCTGCCGCGGCGGACGAGGGACCGCTTCTGTTCACCGCTGATGTGACCGTGTGCCCGCGACCGGATGCGGAGTGCTCGGCGGATCGCGGTCACTGTCATACGTCGTGTCGCTGTGACGGTGACCGTAAGACGATCCCTGGCTGGAACTATGCGTGGCTTGCGGGCATCCAGTGGGGTCGTTCGTCGTGGGTGTCGCCGGTGGATGCGGTCCGGATGGATCCCGACGATGATCTCGTGGCGGTGACCGCCGCCCAGATCCGGGAGTTGGCTACTCGTCTGCGCGCCGCCGGGCGCACGGGTGGAGCGGGCCGCCTTCCACCGATGATGGTGATGGACTCTGGTTATCCGGCTACCGCGATGACCGACGCGGTGTCTGATGTGGACGTGCAACTGCTGATCCGTCTCGACCGTGACGATCGGGTGTTTCACCGCCCACCGCCGCCGCGGGTGCCTGGCAGGACCGGGCGGCCACCGAAATACGGCGCCCGCTTCGAGTGCGCCAGCCCCACCAGTTGGCACACCCCGGACGCCACGCTGACCGTGGACACCGACCGCTACGGACGGGTTGAGGTGCATGCCTGGTCCGGGCTGTCGCCGAAGATCCAAGCCCGCGGCTGGTTCGCCGACCGTAGCGAACTACCCGTGGTCACCGCACGGTCGTGCACGTCCGCGTGGAACACCTGCCCGACGGACGCGCCCCGCACAAGGACCTGTGGCTGTGGTGGGCCGCCCCCGAGGGCGTCCCACTGGATCTGGACATGCTGTGGCGGGTCTACCTACGGCGGTTCGACATCGAGCATTTCTTCCGTTTTGCCAAGTCGACCTTGGGCTGGACCGCGGCGAAAACCCGCACACCCGCCCAGCAGGACCGGTGGACCTGGCTGACGATCGCCGCCTACACCCAACTCAGACTCGCCCGCAACCTCACCACGGACCTGCGGCGTCCCTGGGAACGACGCCCCGAGCCAGACCGGCCGTTAAGCCCGCACCGGGTACGCCGCGGGTTTCGCCACATCCATGATCGTCTCGGGACCCCCGCGCGTGTGCCGAAACCCACCCGGCCCGGCCCAGGGCGGCCCCCAGGCTCCCGCTCCGGTCCTGCTCAACGCCATCCCGTCCGCAAAAAAACCGAAAAAACGGACACCCGGCAACCCGCCGGAAAGAAGCAAGCAGGTTAAAACCCAAGCATAGGTGAAGTGAACGGTCCGTTCACTCCATCCCACCCCACCGGCCTTGCGCTGCCGTGGCGTGAGGCGAGCGGACCGTTCGCCTCACGCGCTGCGGGGTGGACAGATGGCTTCGCCGCTTCGAAGACACACCGCCTTACTGCGACCACGTCCCACCGCATCCAAAGCGCGCTCTATGGCGCCTCAGCGTGCTCATGAGCGTTTACCAGCTGAAACAGCGCTCCTGGGAAACCTGGTCAGGAGCGCTGTTGCTGGGGGGCGTAGGCCTGGTTGTTGGCCGGCGCCGCGCCGATCGGCGGGAAGCCGCCGGTGCCACCCGGCATGGTCGACGTCCAGGCCTCCTCGCCGTTGTTCGCCCCGTTGGGCCGCCGCGTCTCGGACCGGTCCTGCTCCCGCTGCGCGAGCTCCTCGTGCAGCTTGCGCAACAAGTTGCGCTCGCGGTCGGTCAGCTTCGCGTCGACCGCCGGCGGTACCCGCATCGCGTTCGCCTCGGCGGCGGCTGCCGCCGCTGCGGCGGGCAGCACCGCCACCGCCTGCGCGTGCTCCGGCTGCGCCGGCTGCGGGATCGAGCGCTCCGGCTCCGCCGCTCGCTCCGGCTCCGCCGGTGCTGCCCGCCGCTGCGGCTCCGCCGCGCGCTTCTCCTCTGCGGGGCGCTCCGCCGGACGCTGCGCGTCCTCCCGCGTGACCGGGCGCTGCGCGTCCCCCCGCGTCCGCTCCGCCGGACGCTGCGCTTCCTCCGTCCGGTGGCGCTCCGCCGGACGGGAGGCAGGTGCGTCGAGGCGCACCCGGTGTGCCGCCGCAAGGGCTTCGCGGTGGTATTCGGGCAGTTCGGCGCCGCTGTCGAAGACGTCGACCGAGCAGTTGATGCCGACCCGCCGCAGGGCCTCGATCAGCTGGTAGGCGACCGCCGTGGTCGAGCCTTCCGGGCTCACCTCGGCGAGCAGGATGCGCCGGGGCACCGCTCCGTAGGTGGCGCCGGCCGGGGTGGTCCGCGAGGCGCACCACAGCCCGCGGACGCCCTGGAGTCGCCCGGTGACCGACTCCAGCGCCGCTATCAGGTCTCCGTCGTCCTCGGCCGGTTCGCCGAACCGGTGCTCGTCGGACGGCAACGAGTCCACCACGTGCACCCGGTCCGCCAGGGTGTGCGTGGAGCGGGTTTCGTCCAGTACCCGGCGCAGGTGGTACTGCTCGGACGAGGTCACTGGGATGTGGCCGGCCAGCAGGCAGCCGGTGAGGAACTCGGCCGCGGCGTCCGGCTGGCCGATGCCGAGCAGTTCGCGGGCGCTGTTGATCCCGTCGTCGTCCACCCGTCCGGTCATGGCCAGCAAGAGGTTGTGCAGCCGGTCCACGGGTCCGGCCCCCTCAGCCACGTCCACCACGCACGCCTCCTTCACGGATGCCGGCCGCTCAACCGCGGCGGCCGGCAAGTTCTTCGGCTCCCGCGCACACCAGCGCCGATTCCGCGAGGGCGGCGTGGTGGTACGCGGTGGGTTCCAGCTCGGGCGGGAGCACCTCGACGCAGGGGGCGGGTTCGCCGAGCGCTCGCAGGATGCGCTGGATCTCCCCGGTCAGGCCGACGACGTCGGCGGACGCCTTCACCAGCACGACCAGCTTCGTCGCGCCGCCCTCGTCGCGCCGCCAGGTGCTGCGCACCTCGCGGACCCCGGGGCGGCCGCGCAGCGCGGCGCCGAGCACCAGCACCGCGGAGTCGCCGACGCTGTTCGCGGGGCGTTCGGGACTGAACGTGTGCTGCGGGACGGCGTCGGGTTCCACTGGGAGGATGGCGTTGACCATCGCAGGGTCGGCGCCCAGCGGCGCCAGCGCGTCGGCCAGCAGTTGGTGTTCGGCGTCGTCGAGTGCGATCCGCTCGCGGACGAGCGTGCCTGGCAGCATCTTCGCGACCACGTCGGCGGCGTCCCCGGCCAGCCAGTCGCGGAAGCGCCACAGCCGCCGGTCCGGCAGCCGCCCGGCGAGCCGAAGAAGTAATTCGTGGCACCGCAGATCGGTTTCGCGCACCGCCACGTCGGCCCCTCCCACCCTCGTACTCCATCGATGTGGGTGTCGCTCGCCGCCCCCGGCCTCTAGCTACACCCGTCCAGGTGAACTTTGGTCGCGAGAACCGGATCAATCAAGCCTTTGAACCGTCTTTCCGCAACACACTGGAATCGATACCCCTATTCGGGTTATGCCAGATCTGACCAACCTAAAGCAGGGGGTGATCGCAGCGTACTGGTCGTGGGCGGTGCTTCGTGGCCGAGCCACCGAAAGCGCCGTCCGGGATATCCGCCAACAACCCGTTGTGACGTATTCGAAACGCGGCGTTACCCGGAACCGGGCAACGCCGCGCAAATTACGTCACGGGTGCTTATTCGACCTCGACGATCAGTTCCACCTCGACCGGGACGCCGAGCGGCAGCTCGGCCACGCCCACCGCCGAGCGGGCGTGCTGGCCCGCCTCGCCGAAGATCTCGCCGAGCAGCTCCGACGCGCCGTTGACCACCCCGGGCTGACCGGTGAAGCCCTCCGCGGAGGCCACGAAGCCGACGACCTTGACGATCTTCACCACCGAGTCCAGGCCGACCAGCCCGTCCACCGCGGCGAGCGCGTTTAGCGCGCAGATCGCGGCGTGCTGCTTGGCCTCCTCCGGGGTGATCTCCGCGCCGACCTTGCCGATCCCGGCGGGCTTGCCGGCGACCATCGGAACCTGGCCGGCGGTGTACACCAGCGAACCGGTGCGCACGGCGGGCACGTACGCCGCTACCGGAGGCACGACCTCCGGTAGCGGGATGCCGAGCTCCGCGAGGCGTTCTGTCCACCGACCCATGTCAGGCCTCCTTCGGGCGCTTCAGGTAGGCCACCAGCTGCTCGCCGGTCGGACCCGGCAGGACGGAGACCAGCTCCCAGCCGTCCTCGCCCCACTGGTCGAGGATTTGTTTGGTCGCGTGGATCAACAGCGGCACCGTCGCGTACTCCCACTTCTGCATGCGTGCAGCTTAGGAGACCCGCCGCCCGCCCTCCGCGTCGCCGCGCTCACGCTCCCGTCTTGACGGGCAAGCCCGCCCCGCCCCAGTCCTGGATGCCTTCGCGGTACTTGCGGACGCGGGTGTAGCCGAGCCGCTGCAACTTCGACGCGACGGCCTGGCCGTTGCCGCAGGCAGCGTTCGAGCCGTAGAGGGCCATGGCGGCGTCCTTGTCCAGCAGCAGCGCGTTCGCCTTCGCCTCGACGTGGTCCTCGGTCAACTCGGTGGTTCCGGGCAGGTGCTGCTGCTCGTAGCAGGCCCCGCCGAGCGCATCCACGACGGTCACCTCCCCGGCGTCGATCCGCGTCTTGAGCTCGTCCCTGGTGATCAGCTCGGTCATGTCAACCGCTACAGTCATCCGGACCGCAGCCTTCCTCGACGCCTACGTCGACTACCTGGCCGAGCACCTGGAACTGGTCCCGCTTTCGGAAACCGCCGCGCCGGGCGCCCGGTACCGCATCGGCTCCTACCGCTTCTGGCACCGGCACCTGACCCTCCACTGCGGAGCGGCAGCGGATCCAGAGCACCTCGCGCACGCGCTGCTGGCAGCGGTCGACGCGGACCACAACTCCGCCCGGCGGGAGGCGGACTACAGCTGGGAGCGGCTGCGCGCGGGCGTCCGCGACCTCGCGGAGCGCGCCCTGCGCTGATCGGCGCCGATCCCGACGCGTGGCGGGAGTTCACGGTCGGCAGACATCCGGGGAACTCGGCACTTACGCTGATCGTGTGACCGACTGGGACGGGGAACTGGATCAGGCCCGACTGCACGTCGTCAGCGGCAAAGGCGGCACCGGCAAGACGACCGTCGCCGCCGCGCTCGCCCTCGCCCTGGCCACCGGCGGGCGCAAGGTGCTGCTGATCGAGGTGGAAGGCAGGCAGGGCATCGCCCAGCTCTTCGACACCGCCCCACTGCCCTACGCCGAGGAGTGGATCGCCGCGGCGCCCGGCGGCGGCGAACTCCGCGCGCTGGCCATCGATGCCGAGGCGGCGCTGCTGGAGTACCTGTCGATGTTCTACAACCTCGGCTTCGCCGGTCGCACGCTGCGCAAGATGGGCGCGATCGAGTTCGCCACGACCCTCGCGCCGGGCCTGCGCGACGTGCTGTTCACCGGGAAGATCAAGGAGTGCGTCGGCCGCACCGACGGGCGCGGCCGCTACGTCTACGACGCGGTGGTCGTCGACGCGCCGCCGACCGGCCGCGTGGTCAAGTTCCTCGACGTCACACGCGCGATGGCCGACCTCGCCAAGGTCGGGCCAATCCGGGACCACAGCGACGCCGTGGTGCGCCTGCTGCACTCCAGCGACACCGTCGTGCACCTGGTGACGCTGCTCGAGGAGCTGCCGGTACGGGAAACCGTGGAGGCGGTCGCCCAACTCGACGCCGCCGACCTGCGGCCGGGTGGCGTGGTATGCAACCGGGTCCGGCCCAACCGGCTGCCGCCCCGCTCGGTCGCCGCGGCCGCAGCGGGCCGGGTGGACGCGGAGCGGGTGCGCACCGGAATGGCCGCCGCCGGGCTCCACGTCGACGACGAGACCCTGGACGGGCTGGTGCACGAGACGATCGAGCACGCCATCCGGGCCGAGACCGAGGACGACGCCCGCGCGCAGCTCGCCGAGCTCGACCTGCCAACCGTCTCGCTGCCCGACCTCACCGCCGGGATCGACGTCGCCGAGCTCTACGAACTCGCCGAGATACTCACCGAGCACGGCATCCGGAGCCCACGATGAGCGAACCGCTGCGACCGGCGCAGGTCGACGTCGACGCGTTGCTGGACGAC
This genomic interval carries:
- the dnaN gene encoding DNA polymerase III subunit beta, which encodes MDLDVTAATRTLAQAAADLVRLLPGRVLDPVLSGTVLEATPDGVVLAGTDRERSIRLSHGARTHSEGQVLVPARPLAETLRNIDSPEMRLVVEGRKLALRTPNARFALPLLDLPAHPGVREAPHRVGALDTALLPLAAVAASTASRDDALPVFTGVHVRQRGQRLVLVGTDRFRMAVASLPWRPEVDDLDVLVPANLLAELAKQADGAEVALHADADRVGMSWPSAEVSSTVLDAPFPSEARHLADAFDGTVHIAAPELAGAVRRVAPFAGAQGTVLLEVGDAEVRVRAADQQFGEAEEAVKATTSGDRFTTAYQPRYLADALQAFGAQAVRIGLRSETRRSTVITGAEPDPSGAELHYVLMPKRS
- a CDS encoding MBL fold metallo-hydrolase, whose product is MQHPAYGALRQVTPYASVLLADNPSPMTLEGTNTWVVRERDAGDCVVIDPGPADAEHLRRVADQGSVSLVLLTHHHGDHTDGVEQFVELTGAPVRALDPALCKGAEAIRDGEIIKAGGVELRAVATAGHTADSVCFIAYHDEPAVFTGDSILGRGTTVVAHPDGHLGSYLKSLRLLAALPPGLRVLPGHGPELPDAQAIATAYLQHREQRLDQVRAAVRDLGPAVTPRQVVEVVYADVDRSVWPAAELSVQAQLAYLREQGELRD
- a CDS encoding NUDIX hydrolase, whose amino-acid sequence is MVQLPEDRSLPTGFVPGTPPEQPAAPKDAATVMLLRDGATGPEVFLQRRVKGMPFAGGMTVFPGGGVDQRDADASVAWNGPDADWWAERFGCSPDVARALVCAAVRETFEESGVLLAGPDHTTVVGDTSRYADARAALVSREVSLAKFLADEGLVVRADLLRPWANWVTPEREPRRYDTRFFLAAMPEGQRADAVTTEAAEAYWATPEQVLEDFEQGRCHLLPPTRVTLSELAECGSLRTAFAAERTLDKILPKLVRRNDRWHAVLPGEPGFEEAK
- a CDS encoding Gfo/Idh/MocA family protein, which codes for MDEALRVGVVGAGPWAHRVHGPGLYEHPGTRLAAVWARRPDVAKTFAEPYDAAVVDGFDELLESVDAVAFAVPPAVQAEFAPQAARAGKHLVLEKPLAADPTGARRIAEAVDEAGVAALMMLTRRFAPEVREWLAGLRERDGWQGGTGRWLAGGLLAGDYAMSEWRQEQYGALIDAGPHAIDLLDAALGEIEQVHYAHRSNDGLWQIVFGHAGDLTSTLTLSLRMPVQPSLIDFAVYGEHGQAPLLGRRTAARECYARMLDDLLTMIREERTEHSCDVRRGLHLQQVLADVQQAV
- a CDS encoding transposase, coding for MISVQDDRQAVEFGAVTGFRDGFYRCLSARADALFVLCDAVSCGERPVTSLVELSLSPVFRRGHGALYDALAAGEIDAAGVWDVLVDGLPAAADEGPLLFTADVTVCPRPDAECSADRGHCHTSCRCDGDRKTIPGWNYAWLAGIQWGRSSWVSPVDAVRMDPDDDLVAVTAAQIRELATRLRAAGRTGGAGRLPPMMVMDSGYPATAMTDAVSDVDVQLLIRLDRDDRVFHRPPPPRVPGRTGRPPKYGARFECASPTSWHTPDATLTVDTDRYGRVEVHAWSGLSPKIQARGWFADRSELPVVTARSCTSAWNTCPTDAPRTRTCGCGGPPPRASHWIWTCCGGSTYGGSTSSISSVLPSRPWAGPRRKPAHPPSRTGGPG
- a CDS encoding RidA family protein is translated as MGRWTERLAELGIPLPEVVPPVAAYVPAVRTGSLVYTAGQVPMVAGKPAGIGKVGAEITPEEAKQHAAICALNALAAVDGLVGLDSVVKIVKVVGFVASAEGFTGQPGVVNGASELLGEIFGEAGQHARSAVGVAELPLGVPVEVELIVEVE
- a CDS encoding DUF4177 domain-containing protein, whose amino-acid sequence is MQKWEYATVPLLIHATKQILDQWGEDGWELVSVLPGPTGEQLVAYLKRPKEA
- a CDS encoding rhodanese-like domain-containing protein, encoding MTELITRDELKTRIDAGEVTVVDALGGACYEQQHLPGTTELTEDHVEAKANALLLDKDAAMALYGSNAACGNGQAVASKLQRLGYTRVRKYREGIQDWGGAGLPVKTGA
- a CDS encoding ArsA-related P-loop ATPase; protein product: MTDWDGELDQARLHVVSGKGGTGKTTVAAALALALATGGRKVLLIEVEGRQGIAQLFDTAPLPYAEEWIAAAPGGGELRALAIDAEAALLEYLSMFYNLGFAGRTLRKMGAIEFATTLAPGLRDVLFTGKIKECVGRTDGRGRYVYDAVVVDAPPTGRVVKFLDVTRAMADLAKVGPIRDHSDAVVRLLHSSDTVVHLVTLLEELPVRETVEAVAQLDAADLRPGGVVCNRVRPNRLPPRSVAAAAAGRVDAERVRTGMAAAGLHVDDETLDGLVHETIEHAIRAETEDDARAQLAELDLPTVSLPDLTAGIDVAELYELAEILTEHGIRSPR